A stretch of [Clostridium] innocuum DNA encodes these proteins:
- a CDS encoding recombinase family protein gives MKTEGLSKALEKARDNCTQLADMGVEKEMLEPFWQLMKECEAIIRHEADHKKKMMKGIKEAQKNGVRIGRPGIPCSDKFLKLAVLQSQHAITAVDAAAQLNIGRSTFYKLKKLYHKEIKRKKQEG, from the coding sequence GTGAAAACGGAAGGATTATCGAAGGCATTGGAGAAGGCCAGGGATAATTGCACACAGCTCGCTGATATGGGAGTAGAAAAAGAAATGCTGGAACCGTTTTGGCAGTTGATGAAAGAGTGTGAAGCGATCATCCGACATGAGGCCGATCATAAGAAAAAAATGATGAAGGGGATAAAAGAGGCACAAAAGAACGGCGTCCGCATAGGGCGTCCTGGGATCCCCTGCAGTGATAAGTTTCTGAAGCTGGCTGTCCTGCAATCCCAACATGCGATCACGGCAGTGGATGCGGCAGCGCAGCTCAACATAGGGAGATCGACCTTCTATAAACTGAAGAAGCTCTATCATAAAGAGATCAAGCGGAAGAAACAGGAAGGATGA
- a CDS encoding single-stranded DNA-binding protein — protein sequence MKLFMISGRIKDIRTRISATQRSFLNMHISSSDGASYEISISYEHVFDNRPLEVGDSVMAKGQIISHESEDASGEVHLSYEFIADHITRY from the coding sequence ATGAAACTGTTTATGATAAGTGGAAGGATAAAGGATATCAGGACAAGGATATCGGCAACCCAGCGAAGCTTTCTCAATATGCATATCTCTTCCAGTGACGGTGCGTCCTATGAAATATCGATATCCTATGAGCACGTATTCGATAACCGCCCTCTGGAGGTTGGCGATAGCGTGATGGCAAAAGGACAGATCATCTCCCATGAGAGTGAGGATGCATCCGGTGAGGTACATCTGTCCTATGAATTCATAGCAGATCACATCACGAGGTATTAG